A single window of Vibrio sp. SCSIO 43137 DNA harbors:
- a CDS encoding DNA-3-methyladenine glycosylase I, which produces MQDKSCAWALKHELEKEYHDKEWGVPVYDDQRLFEFITLEGAQAGLSWITILKKRQGYRAAFNNFDIELLSAKGEEHVEAIIQNFDVVKHRGKIASVFSNARAAQKLQQEYGSLSKALWQFVDHQPIINHWQTMEQVPVSTEQSKLMSKFLKKNGFKFVGETICYAFMQAVGMVDDHLVSCPKKAEKN; this is translated from the coding sequence ATGCAGGACAAAAGCTGCGCATGGGCACTTAAACATGAACTGGAAAAAGAGTACCACGATAAGGAGTGGGGCGTACCTGTTTATGATGATCAGCGCCTGTTTGAATTTATTACGCTGGAAGGTGCACAGGCCGGGCTAAGCTGGATAACCATTTTAAAAAAACGGCAAGGTTACAGGGCAGCATTTAACAACTTTGATATCGAGCTCTTGTCCGCTAAAGGAGAAGAGCATGTTGAAGCGATTATTCAGAACTTTGATGTGGTAAAGCACAGGGGCAAAATCGCATCGGTATTTTCCAATGCAAGGGCAGCACAAAAACTACAGCAAGAGTACGGCTCCCTATCAAAAGCTCTTTGGCAATTTGTTGACCACCAACCCATTATCAATCACTGGCAGACTATGGAGCAGGTTCCGGTTTCCACTGAGCAGTCTAAACTAATGAGCAAGTTTTTGAAAAAGAATGGTTTTAAGTTTGTCGGCGAGACAATTTGCTACGCCTTTATGCAGGCAGTGGGTATGGTGGATGACCATCTTGTGAGCTGCCCCAAAAAAGCGGAGAAAAACTAG
- the pspC gene encoding envelope stress response membrane protein PspC — protein sequence MANKQLYRDTVNGKITGVCAGIANYFGAEIWLVRILVVSAALLGGSFLVILAYVAFTLMLEKQPQDYQQTVRAQQDHTLKSKPWQSGQTPAALLDNIELDLDSVDAKVRRVEAYVTSDTFKVNRAFNDL from the coding sequence ATGGCAAATAAGCAGCTGTATCGCGATACAGTAAACGGAAAAATCACTGGTGTGTGTGCAGGTATTGCCAACTACTTTGGTGCTGAAATCTGGCTGGTGAGAATACTCGTTGTCTCTGCGGCACTTCTGGGGGGAAGCTTTCTGGTGATTCTTGCCTATGTCGCTTTTACCCTGATGCTGGAAAAACAGCCTCAGGATTATCAGCAGACGGTGAGGGCACAGCAGGATCATACGCTGAAAAGCAAACCCTGGCAGTCGGGGCAGACACCTGCGGCACTGCTGGACAATATAGAGCTGGATCTGGATTCCGTAGACGCTAAAGTCAGAAGAGTTGAAGCTTATGTCACTTCTGATACCTTTAAGGTAAATAGGGCATTTAACGATCTCTAA
- the pspB gene encoding envelope stress response membrane protein PspB: MTAALITGPVIVFLIFVAPLWLFLHYRSKKKSEHGLSTEDYEKLQSLSAKAEQLQQRITTLEKILDSESPNWRRDYGK, encoded by the coding sequence ATGACGGCAGCATTAATTACGGGACCAGTCATTGTATTTTTGATTTTCGTTGCGCCGCTGTGGTTGTTTCTCCATTATCGCAGCAAGAAAAAGTCGGAGCACGGCCTCTCAACGGAAGACTACGAAAAATTACAAAGCTTGTCTGCTAAAGCTGAGCAACTTCAGCAACGTATAACGACTCTGGAGAAAATTCTTGACTCGGAGTCGCCAAACTGGAGGCGGGACTATGGCAAATAA
- the pspA gene encoding phage shock protein PspA, whose protein sequence is MGIFSRFADIVNSNISALLDKAEDPEKMIRLILQEMEDTLVEVRTNSAKALADKKELARRVESIEAQIDDWQQKASLALIKQREDLARAALIEKQKLQDIIKSLHTEQTLVEETIEKLTGEISKLETKINETRAKQQALVIRRETAGSRRDVQKHLHTSRTAEAFSKFEQYERKIDELEAEADSYEMSGRGRSLNQEFADLQAQDEIEKELEKLKQQMNKDK, encoded by the coding sequence ATGGGTATTTTTTCTCGTTTCGCCGACATCGTAAATTCAAACATCAGTGCCTTACTGGATAAAGCAGAAGATCCTGAAAAAATGATTCGCCTTATTCTGCAGGAGATGGAAGATACGCTTGTTGAAGTGCGCACAAACTCTGCAAAAGCTCTTGCAGATAAAAAAGAGCTGGCCCGTCGCGTAGAGAGCATCGAAGCTCAGATTGATGACTGGCAGCAGAAGGCATCACTTGCCTTGATTAAGCAGCGTGAAGATCTGGCGCGTGCCGCCCTGATTGAAAAGCAGAAATTGCAGGATATTATTAAGAGCCTGCATACGGAACAGACACTGGTTGAAGAGACTATCGAAAAACTGACTGGTGAAATCAGCAAGCTGGAAACTAAGATCAACGAAACAAGAGCTAAACAGCAGGCACTTGTCATTCGCCGCGAAACAGCGGGTAGCCGCCGTGATGTGCAAAAACACTTGCATACCAGCAGAACGGCAGAAGCTTTCTCAAAATTTGAGCAGTATGAGCGTAAGATTGATGAACTGGAAGCAGAAGCCGACAGTTATGAAATGTCCGGCCGTGGTCGCTCACTGAATCAGGAGTTTGCTGACCTTCAGGCACAAGACGAGATTGAAAAAGAGCTGGAAAAACTAAAACAACAGATGAATAAAGATAAGTAA
- the pspF gene encoding phage shock protein operon transcriptional activator codes for MEQQTLIGESASFLSVLDKVSRLAPVERSVLIIGERGTGKELIAQRLHYLSRRWDKPLVTLNCSSLSETLIDSELFGHEAGSFTGAKGRHSGRFERAEKGTLFLDELATAPLSVQEKLLRVIEYGQYERVGGSKTLTADVRLVCATNADLPQLAEQNTFRADLLDRLAFDVIHLPPLRERQQDILLLAQHYAIKMCRELALPLFVGFSRSAENQLLSYHWPGNVRELKNVVERAIYQHGSAESPIEHLIIDPFRTEWSSEPAKSEKQPEVKAPLNFPMDYKQWQENNDIELLTEVLEQSRHNKRVAAEMLGLSYHQLRGMLRKYDLVGQNSSNE; via the coding sequence ATGGAACAGCAAACCCTGATTGGAGAGTCCGCAAGCTTCTTATCCGTACTGGATAAAGTCTCCCGCCTCGCCCCGGTGGAACGTTCAGTTCTTATAATAGGTGAACGCGGAACCGGTAAGGAGTTAATCGCGCAGCGGCTACACTACCTGTCAAGACGGTGGGATAAACCATTAGTCACACTCAACTGCTCCAGCCTGAGCGAAACCCTTATTGACTCTGAGTTGTTCGGACACGAAGCCGGCTCATTTACCGGAGCAAAAGGACGCCACTCCGGCCGTTTTGAGCGGGCAGAAAAAGGAACTCTTTTCCTTGATGAACTGGCAACCGCTCCTCTCTCTGTGCAGGAAAAACTACTCAGAGTGATTGAATACGGTCAGTATGAACGCGTTGGCGGTAGCAAAACCCTGACAGCGGACGTGCGCTTAGTCTGCGCTACCAACGCCGATCTGCCACAACTGGCAGAGCAGAACACGTTCAGGGCCGATCTTCTCGACAGGCTGGCCTTTGATGTGATCCATCTGCCTCCCCTTAGGGAAAGGCAGCAAGACATTCTTTTGCTTGCGCAGCACTACGCCATAAAAATGTGCCGTGAATTGGCGCTGCCGCTGTTTGTCGGCTTTAGCCGCAGTGCAGAAAACCAGCTATTGAGTTATCACTGGCCGGGTAATGTCAGGGAGCTTAAAAACGTGGTAGAAAGAGCCATTTATCAGCACGGTTCTGCTGAATCACCAATAGAGCATCTTATTATTGATCCGTTTCGTACAGAGTGGAGTTCAGAACCAGCCAAAAGCGAAAAACAGCCAGAAGTAAAAGCGCCACTCAACTTCCCTATGGATTATAAACAGTGGCAGGAAAATAACGATATCGAGCTGTTAACTGAGGTGCTGGAGCAATCACGGCACAATAAACGGGTAGCGGCAGAAATGCTGGGGCTCAGCTATCATCAGTTAAGGGGAATGCTGAGAAAATATGACCTTGTTGGTCAAAACAGCAGCAATGAATAA
- the sapA gene encoding ABC transporter substrate-binding protein SapA yields the protein MKALIQFTLGICGLGLLSGCGEAPDQDKIRRQGFVFCGQEGTPASFNPQLVESGITSESLSPQLFDSLLTLDSDTHEPTASLASSWFVNKEGTEYLFDLRQDVEFQTTDWFTPSRKLNASDVVFSFNRILDSNNPYHLVSDHGYPWFSAIDFVTQVKRVEAVSDHQVKFVLNQPDNTFLSNIATTYSVIHSKEYADKLAEQNQKHLLDQKPVGTGPFYLDDYQAGDLVRLRRHNQYWRGQPNLEQIVFDISSRGTGPLAKLLRNECDVLNSPISSHIPIIKEQSFLTLDARSSMNVAYIAINTEHNALKDVRVRKALNLAINRKNILDSVYYGTGEQAYSLLPPNSWAYQKDTVQFRYDRNYALALLREAGYLDGLSLSMWVSLDPTAYNPSPRKTAELIQAAFADIGVKLELFSSDQFDRSELADNSKIDLVLTGWSASTGDPDNFLRPLLSCNAEQSGLNVSMWCNQDFDFLLDLAKETNQLRYRKNLYKQAQHIMNEEVPVIPLAHGAQFQAYHNSLQGFDISPFSSQSFHKVERKK from the coding sequence ATGAAAGCATTAATACAGTTTACTCTTGGCATCTGTGGTCTTGGACTTTTGTCGGGATGTGGTGAAGCACCAGATCAAGACAAAATCAGGCGGCAGGGATTCGTATTTTGCGGTCAGGAAGGCACACCCGCTTCTTTTAATCCGCAATTAGTTGAGAGCGGTATAACCTCTGAATCATTAAGCCCGCAACTGTTTGATTCACTGCTTACCCTAGACTCTGATACTCATGAGCCGACGGCCAGTCTTGCAAGCAGCTGGTTTGTAAATAAAGAAGGAACCGAATATCTGTTTGATCTAAGGCAGGATGTTGAGTTCCAGACTACCGACTGGTTTACCCCCAGCCGGAAACTTAACGCTTCTGATGTGGTATTTAGCTTTAACCGTATTCTGGATAGTAATAACCCCTATCATTTGGTTTCAGACCATGGTTACCCTTGGTTCTCTGCTATCGACTTTGTTACTCAGGTAAAACGTGTCGAAGCGGTTAGTGATCATCAGGTTAAATTTGTCCTGAATCAGCCGGATAACACTTTCCTTTCTAATATCGCCACTACCTATTCCGTTATCCACTCCAAGGAGTATGCCGATAAGCTGGCTGAACAGAACCAGAAACATTTGCTTGATCAGAAACCGGTCGGAACCGGGCCATTCTATCTCGATGACTATCAGGCAGGTGACCTGGTGCGTTTAAGACGTCATAACCAGTACTGGCGTGGTCAGCCAAACTTAGAACAGATTGTTTTTGATATCTCATCACGGGGGACAGGACCGCTTGCCAAGTTGCTGAGAAATGAGTGTGACGTGCTTAATTCGCCTATCTCCAGCCATATTCCAATCATTAAAGAACAGTCGTTTCTGACCCTTGACGCCCGTTCATCCATGAACGTAGCTTATATCGCAATCAACACCGAACATAATGCCCTGAAAGATGTAAGAGTCCGCAAGGCGCTGAATCTGGCTATCAACCGTAAGAACATTCTTGACTCTGTCTATTATGGTACCGGCGAACAGGCATACTCTCTGCTTCCGCCAAATTCATGGGCCTATCAGAAAGACACTGTGCAATTTCGCTATGATCGCAATTACGCCCTTGCTCTGTTGCGCGAAGCAGGCTATCTGGACGGCCTATCCCTGTCAATGTGGGTCTCCCTTGACCCTACAGCCTATAACCCAAGCCCCAGAAAGACCGCAGAGCTGATTCAGGCGGCGTTTGCCGATATCGGTGTAAAACTGGAGCTGTTTAGCAGTGATCAGTTTGACCGTAGCGAACTGGCTGACAACAGTAAAATTGACTTAGTCCTTACCGGCTGGAGTGCCAGTACCGGCGATCCGGACAACTTTTTACGGCCTCTGCTTTCCTGTAATGCAGAACAGTCCGGCCTGAATGTCTCCATGTGGTGTAATCAGGATTTTGATTTTCTGCTGGACTTAGCCAAAGAGACCAATCAATTACGTTACCGGAAAAATCTCTATAAACAGGCGCAACACATAATGAACGAAGAAGTACCGGTGATTCCGCTGGCTCATGGTGCACAATTTCAGGCCTATCATAACTCCCTTCAGGGTTTTGATATCAGCCCGTTCAGCTCTCAGAGCTTTCACAAAGTTGAGAGGAAGAAGTAA
- a CDS encoding ABC transporter permease — MFNYSVRRFNLFVITLLILTLIGYNILLLDSSSQWHQIDFWQGWRSYIGQLMLLDFGVNKQGYPIIDELLVVFPATLELCLFAFIFALLVGIPLGTLAGMRQGKMIDSVISFISMSGYSAPLFWVALLMIMFFSLHLQILPVSGRYNLLYEIDHITGFAVIDAFMSDRMYRAEALQSVLSHLILPCLVLALAPTTQIVRLMRASVAEVMGQNYIRASRIKGLSKYEIVMQHVLRNALPPIIPKFGFQLSSMFTFAIITESIFNWPGIGRWLLNALANHDYTSIQAGVIVVATFVLSANILSDLIGTMVNPLVRKEWYVNK, encoded by the coding sequence ATGTTTAACTACTCTGTGCGTCGCTTTAACCTCTTTGTTATCACCCTGCTGATCCTCACCCTGATTGGCTACAACATTTTGTTGCTCGATAGCAGTTCTCAGTGGCATCAGATCGATTTCTGGCAGGGTTGGCGCAGCTATATCGGCCAGCTAATGCTTCTGGATTTTGGCGTTAATAAGCAGGGCTATCCCATTATTGATGAGCTTTTGGTTGTGTTTCCTGCCACCTTAGAGCTCTGCCTGTTTGCCTTTATTTTTGCCTTGCTGGTAGGTATTCCGCTGGGAACGCTGGCGGGGATGCGTCAGGGTAAGATGATAGACTCGGTGATATCCTTTATCTCTATGTCCGGTTACTCTGCCCCGCTGTTCTGGGTTGCTCTGCTGATGATTATGTTCTTCTCACTGCACCTGCAAATCCTACCCGTTTCCGGCCGCTACAATTTGTTGTATGAAATTGACCATATTACCGGCTTTGCCGTAATTGACGCCTTTATGTCTGACCGCATGTACCGGGCTGAAGCGCTACAAAGTGTGCTGTCACACCTGATACTGCCTTGTCTGGTTCTGGCTCTGGCACCGACGACTCAGATTGTCCGTCTGATGCGGGCTTCTGTTGCAGAGGTGATGGGACAAAACTATATCCGCGCATCAAGAATTAAAGGTTTATCAAAGTATGAGATCGTTATGCAGCATGTACTGCGAAACGCTCTACCACCGATTATCCCTAAGTTTGGTTTTCAATTATCCAGTATGTTTACCTTTGCCATTATCACCGAATCTATTTTTAACTGGCCGGGAATCGGCCGCTGGCTACTGAACGCTCTGGCCAATCATGACTATACCTCGATTCAGGCAGGGGTGATCGTGGTGGCAACCTTTGTATTGTCTGCCAATATTCTGTCGGATCTGATTGGCACCATGGTAAACCCTCTGGTAAGGAAAGAGTGGTATGTTAACAAGTAA
- a CDS encoding ABC transporter permease subunit — protein sequence MLTSNIYQEEHIPTQFERFAKSFRHNNLAMSGLWCLIMIIIVTLASPWLTPHDPQLQTGNLLVPPSWNHNGSVEYFLGTDDLGRDILSRIIAGSQLTFGAAVLITALATLIGCAIGILAGMTRGLISSTLNHLLDTVMSIPSLLLAIIFVAFLGFGEFNILLAICLALIPRFIRSLYTAVHSELERDYIMAARLDGANNIYLLTNSIFPNILPVIAAEVTMAMTIAILDITALGFLGLGAQAPSTEWGAVLGDSVELIYLAPWTVTLPGLAIMFTVVVVNLVGEGVRQALNAGVE from the coding sequence ATGTTAACAAGTAATATCTATCAGGAAGAACATATACCTACTCAGTTTGAACGTTTTGCAAAAAGCTTCAGGCACAATAATCTTGCGATGTCCGGGCTCTGGTGTCTGATTATGATCATTATCGTCACCCTCGCATCGCCGTGGCTGACACCACATGATCCGCAATTACAAACCGGCAATCTGCTGGTTCCGCCTTCATGGAACCATAATGGCAGTGTTGAGTATTTCCTCGGTACCGATGACTTAGGCCGGGATATTCTGTCCAGAATTATTGCCGGTTCTCAGCTCACCTTTGGTGCTGCTGTACTGATTACTGCCCTTGCCACCCTGATTGGCTGTGCCATTGGTATTCTGGCCGGCATGACCCGTGGGCTTATCTCAAGTACCCTGAACCACCTGTTGGATACGGTAATGTCGATTCCGTCTCTGCTGCTGGCGATTATCTTCGTCGCCTTCCTCGGCTTTGGTGAATTCAATATTCTGCTGGCCATCTGTCTGGCTCTGATCCCGAGATTTATCCGCTCTCTTTACACAGCGGTTCACAGTGAGTTGGAGCGTGACTATATCATGGCCGCCAGACTAGACGGGGCAAACAACATTTACCTGCTGACTAACTCTATTTTCCCTAATATTCTGCCGGTTATTGCCGCCGAAGTGACCATGGCCATGACCATTGCTATTCTGGATATTACCGCACTGGGTTTTCTCGGTTTAGGTGCTCAGGCACCAAGTACTGAGTGGGGCGCGGTACTTGGCGATTCAGTGGAACTGATTTATCTGGCACCCTGGACAGTTACCCTGCCCGGCTTAGCTATTATGTTTACGGTTGTTGTCGTAAATCTGGTAGGTGAAGGTGTACGACAAGCTTTAAATGCAGGGGTAGAGTAA
- a CDS encoding peptide ABC transporter ATP-binding protein: MPLLDFRHLTIEIETPHGMVKAVDRMSLTIQEGDIRGLVGESGSGKSLVAKAIVGICKENWRVTADRMRLGNVDLLQLTPKERRRVIARDVAMIFQEPSTCLDPSEEVGKQLAESIPSGSFEGRWWQRLKWRKKQAIGLLHKVGIKDHERVMNSYSYELTDGECQKVMIAMAIAAKPRILIADEPTNDLDPITQSQILRLLSRMNQVNNTTILLIGHDLTTITQWANRITVMYCGQTVESAATEQILNAPKHPYTVALLNAMPDFSSDAIPHKQRLQSLPGSIPPLQHLPIGCRLGPRCPYAQRQCVEIPYSKKIKNHKFSCHFPLNMEKKK; the protein is encoded by the coding sequence ATGCCATTACTGGATTTTCGACATCTGACTATTGAGATTGAAACCCCACACGGGATGGTAAAAGCCGTCGACCGCATGAGCCTGACCATACAGGAAGGCGATATCCGCGGTCTGGTAGGTGAATCAGGTTCAGGCAAAAGTCTGGTCGCTAAAGCAATTGTCGGTATCTGTAAAGAAAACTGGCGGGTAACCGCCGACAGAATGCGGCTGGGTAATGTTGACCTTCTGCAACTGACTCCCAAAGAACGCCGCAGAGTAATTGCCCGAGATGTAGCGATGATTTTTCAGGAGCCCTCAACCTGTCTGGATCCATCCGAAGAAGTAGGCAAGCAGTTGGCAGAGTCTATACCTTCTGGTTCATTTGAAGGGCGTTGGTGGCAACGCCTTAAATGGCGTAAAAAGCAGGCCATTGGTCTGCTGCATAAGGTGGGTATAAAAGATCATGAAAGAGTAATGAACAGCTACTCTTATGAGCTTACCGACGGAGAGTGTCAAAAGGTAATGATTGCCATGGCCATCGCCGCTAAGCCACGTATTTTGATCGCTGATGAGCCTACCAATGACCTCGATCCCATCACTCAGTCTCAGATACTGAGGCTGCTAAGCCGGATGAATCAGGTTAATAACACCACTATTTTGTTGATTGGCCATGACCTGACCACCATTACCCAGTGGGCCAACCGCATTACGGTAATGTACTGCGGGCAAACCGTTGAATCCGCTGCAACAGAGCAGATACTAAACGCTCCGAAACACCCTTATACCGTTGCCCTGCTCAATGCTATGCCGGATTTCAGCAGTGACGCCATTCCTCATAAGCAGAGGCTGCAATCTCTTCCGGGATCGATTCCGCCCCTTCAGCACCTGCCAATTGGTTGCCGGCTTGGACCAAGGTGCCCTTATGCCCAACGTCAGTGTGTTGAGATCCCCTACTCTAAGAAGATCAAGAATCATAAGTTTTCCTGCCACTTTCCACTCAATATGGAGAAGAAGAAATGA
- a CDS encoding peptide ABC transporter ATP-binding protein codes for MSALLEVDNLSKRFTTRSGLFGKTTHEAVKPLSFSLEAGETIGLIGQNGSGKSTLAKMLAGVVEPSQGEIRVNGERLEHRDYSTRCKLIRMIFQDPNSSLNPRIQIGRILEGPLKRNTEMPPEARMQRVKDTLARVGLLPEHAYFYPQMLAAGQKQRVCLARALILQPSIIIADEALNGLDMAMRSQIINLFLELQEEMGVSFIYASQQIGIVKHITDKVMVMDNGEVVEYGETEKVLNCPRHTITQRLVESHFYKTPNYKKCY; via the coding sequence ATGAGTGCGCTGCTTGAAGTTGATAACCTTTCCAAGCGATTTACCACCCGCTCAGGCCTGTTTGGCAAAACCACTCATGAGGCGGTAAAACCGCTTAGCTTCTCTCTTGAAGCAGGCGAAACAATCGGCCTTATCGGCCAGAATGGTTCCGGAAAATCAACGCTGGCGAAAATGCTGGCAGGTGTTGTAGAGCCCTCTCAGGGTGAGATCCGGGTCAATGGCGAGAGACTCGAACACCGGGATTACTCTACCCGCTGTAAGCTTATCCGTATGATATTTCAGGATCCTAACAGTTCTCTCAACCCAAGAATTCAGATTGGCAGAATACTGGAAGGCCCCCTTAAGCGAAATACGGAGATGCCGCCGGAAGCGAGAATGCAAAGGGTAAAAGATACGCTTGCCCGGGTGGGACTTTTGCCGGAACACGCCTATTTTTACCCGCAAATGCTGGCTGCCGGTCAGAAACAGCGTGTCTGTCTGGCCAGAGCCCTTATTCTTCAGCCGTCAATTATTATCGCTGACGAGGCACTCAACGGACTTGATATGGCGATGCGCTCGCAGATCATTAATCTGTTTCTTGAGCTTCAGGAAGAGATGGGGGTTTCCTTTATCTATGCTTCACAGCAGATAGGTATCGTTAAGCATATTACTGATAAAGTGATGGTGATGGATAACGGCGAAGTTGTGGAGTACGGGGAGACAGAGAAGGTTCTTAACTGTCCCCGGCATACTATTACCCAGAGGTTAGTAGAGAGCCACTTCTACAAAACGCCAAACTACAAAAAATGTTATTGA
- a CDS encoding substrate-binding periplasmic protein, with the protein MAGYSSKHEGTVIKLTFIKALIFLSVFASGTVFSQQPYRLVTLDFKPFIWCEERVAKGLYSEIIAELFLRVGKEYSVECFPWKRAMFELQQGHADGLFAAFRTHERETFSIYTRFPLRQSQYSVFTRSDEQGEAESVRDLFGKTVAIDRGHSVSEDFDAAVKFRMIKVQEVKGAEMGLKLLLAGRVDAYINDRIVGLYQAKQLAMTSAIKVSNKPLSQVNPAYLIFSKLSQNLDENAITHINDTLEAMWNDGTIEAIYASYPQRFE; encoded by the coding sequence GTGGCTGGTTACAGTAGTAAACACGAAGGTACTGTTATTAAACTGACTTTTATAAAAGCGCTTATTTTTCTCTCCGTTTTTGCCTCCGGTACGGTATTTTCACAGCAACCGTACAGGTTGGTGACACTGGATTTTAAACCCTTTATCTGGTGCGAAGAGAGAGTTGCCAAAGGGCTCTATTCTGAAATTATTGCCGAACTTTTCCTCAGGGTGGGCAAGGAGTATAGCGTAGAGTGTTTCCCGTGGAAGAGGGCCATGTTTGAGCTGCAGCAGGGGCATGCTGACGGCTTGTTTGCGGCTTTCCGTACTCATGAAAGAGAAACCTTTTCTATTTATACCCGCTTTCCTTTGCGGCAGAGTCAATACTCGGTATTTACCCGTTCAGATGAGCAGGGAGAGGCGGAAAGTGTCCGCGATCTGTTCGGCAAAACCGTGGCTATCGACAGAGGCCATAGCGTCTCTGAAGACTTTGATGCTGCGGTTAAGTTCAGAATGATTAAGGTACAGGAAGTAAAAGGGGCTGAAATGGGGCTCAAACTACTTCTGGCCGGCAGGGTAGACGCCTATATCAATGACAGAATTGTCGGTCTCTATCAGGCTAAACAGCTCGCCATGACATCAGCGATAAAAGTCAGTAACAAACCCCTGTCACAGGTTAATCCGGCCTATCTGATTTTTTCAAAGCTGTCGCAGAACCTTGATGAGAATGCGATAACTCATATTAATGACACCCTTGAAGCCATGTGGAATGACGGCACTATTGAGGCCATTTATGCGAGTTACCCGCAACGTTTCGAGTAG
- a CDS encoding DUF2750 domain-containing protein, whose amino-acid sequence MTNALTDDRIKEINALDSEARLRYSIKEMANNRQVWILKDEHGCVMLNTDDEDCVPVWPNQEFAQQWATGEWQDCVAESISVNKWHSRWTYGLEDDELAIVVFPNLSEEGVVLYPEEFDIELKKASR is encoded by the coding sequence ATGACAAACGCGCTTACTGACGACAGGATTAAAGAGATAAACGCACTGGATAGTGAAGCACGCCTGCGTTACAGCATTAAAGAGATGGCTAACAACCGTCAGGTATGGATTCTGAAAGATGAACACGGCTGCGTAATGCTAAACACGGATGACGAAGATTGTGTGCCGGTATGGCCTAATCAGGAGTTTGCACAGCAGTGGGCAACAGGAGAGTGGCAGGATTGCGTAGCAGAGTCTATTTCTGTTAATAAGTGGCACAGCCGCTGGACATATGGCCTAGAAGATGACGAGCTGGCGATAGTCGTTTTTCCAAACCTGTCAGAAGAGGGTGTGGTTCTTTACCCGGAAGAGTTTGACATTGAACTTAAAAAGGCGTCACGTTAA
- a CDS encoding manganese-dependent inorganic pyrophosphatase: MIQVVGHKNPDSDSICSALVATELLKARGLEAKAVRQGDLNRETQYIIEQAGVEAPEMCTGVAGEKIWLVDYSDLAQAPDDVNEAEILGIVDHHRLGDVMTVNPLEAWIWPVGCTCTILFNLFKMEEVEITRPLATLMMSAILSDTVGFASPTCTQKDKDAVAELAKFAEVADLDAFIKSLLIAKTDIEGLSAAELVEKDLKAYPFNERQVVVGQVELATLEQVDGMIDALEQDLQRRCDEEGLAFAAVMLTDITTATTRLLYKGEWAEKLVKHETDGMLMMADTLSRKKQGWPWLQAELV, encoded by the coding sequence ATGATTCAAGTTGTCGGTCACAAGAACCCTGATAGTGATAGTATTTGTAGTGCGCTTGTAGCGACTGAGCTACTGAAAGCTCGCGGACTGGAAGCAAAAGCGGTACGTCAGGGCGACCTTAACCGCGAGACACAATATATTATTGAGCAAGCAGGCGTTGAAGCACCGGAAATGTGCACTGGTGTGGCTGGCGAGAAAATCTGGCTGGTGGACTATTCTGATCTGGCTCAGGCACCGGATGATGTAAACGAAGCAGAAATTCTGGGTATTGTTGATCACCACCGTCTGGGTGATGTAATGACAGTGAACCCGCTGGAAGCGTGGATCTGGCCTGTTGGCTGTACCTGTACCATTCTGTTTAACCTGTTCAAGATGGAAGAGGTTGAAATTACCCGTCCGCTGGCAACGCTAATGATGTCAGCCATCCTGTCAGACACCGTTGGATTCGCATCTCCGACTTGTACTCAGAAAGATAAAGATGCCGTAGCTGAGCTGGCTAAGTTCGCTGAAGTGGCTGATCTGGATGCCTTTATTAAGAGCCTATTGATTGCTAAAACAGATATCGAAGGGCTTTCTGCAGCTGAGCTGGTAGAGAAGGATCTTAAAGCGTATCCGTTTAATGAGCGTCAGGTTGTTGTTGGTCAGGTTGAACTGGCAACACTAGAGCAGGTTGACGGCATGATTGATGCACTTGAGCAGGATCTGCAGCGTCGTTGTGATGAAGAAGGTCTGGCGTTTGCCGCGGTAATGCTGACGGATATCACGACAGCAACAACTCGTCTGCTTTATAAAGGTGAGTGGGCTGAGAAGCTGGTGAAACATGAAACTGACGGCATGCTGATGATGGCTGATACCCTTAGCCGTAAGAAGCAAGGCTGGCCATGGCTTCAGGCTGAACTAGTTTAA